In Leptospira langatensis, a genomic segment contains:
- the glyA gene encoding serine hydroxymethyltransferase, protein MKYLPQQDPEIFQALKAEDQRQDENLEMIASENFVSQAVLEAYGSTLTNKYAEGYPGKRYYNGCVNADRVESLAIERAKKLFGAEYANVQPHSGAQANMAIFLAAMEPGDSFLGMNLAHGGHLSHGSPVNISGKYYKPIPYGVDPKTETIDYSALAALAKEHKPKLILAGASAYSRIIDFDKFAEIAKSVGAKLMADIAHISGLVATGYHPSPIPSFDYVTTTTHKTLRGPRGGLILSKLENEKILNSRVFPGIQGGPLMHVIAAKAVSFGEALSPDYKKYIETVIANAKTLAEVFMKRGFRVVSGGTDNHLILLDVSVKGLTGAKAADGLDEVGITVNKNAIPFDQNPPAVASGIRLGTPALTTRGLKPADIEKVANLISDFLDNPDDEKTKEKVKGGVRELTQQFPMTHFRLE, encoded by the coding sequence ATGAAATACCTTCCCCAACAAGATCCCGAAATTTTCCAAGCTTTGAAAGCAGAGGACCAAAGACAGGACGAGAACCTGGAAATGATCGCCTCCGAGAACTTCGTATCCCAAGCGGTTTTGGAGGCATACGGCTCCACTCTCACAAACAAGTATGCCGAAGGTTATCCGGGCAAAAGATATTATAACGGCTGCGTGAACGCCGATCGAGTGGAATCCTTGGCGATCGAAAGAGCCAAGAAATTATTCGGTGCGGAATACGCAAACGTCCAACCTCACTCCGGCGCACAGGCAAATATGGCGATCTTCCTTGCTGCCATGGAACCGGGAGATTCCTTCCTGGGAATGAACCTGGCCCACGGAGGTCACCTATCCCACGGTTCTCCGGTGAACATCAGCGGAAAATATTATAAGCCGATCCCCTACGGAGTGGATCCTAAAACAGAAACCATTGATTATTCCGCCTTGGCAGCACTTGCAAAAGAGCATAAACCTAAGTTGATCCTCGCAGGCGCTTCTGCCTATTCCAGAATCATCGACTTTGATAAGTTTGCCGAGATCGCGAAAAGCGTAGGTGCAAAACTCATGGCGGATATTGCGCATATCTCCGGTCTGGTTGCTACAGGATATCATCCTTCTCCTATTCCTAGTTTCGATTACGTGACCACCACCACTCATAAGACCTTAAGAGGTCCGAGAGGAGGATTAATTCTTTCTAAATTAGAAAATGAGAAAATATTGAATTCAAGGGTATTCCCTGGGATCCAAGGTGGCCCCTTGATGCACGTTATCGCTGCCAAAGCGGTTTCATTCGGAGAGGCATTAAGCCCGGACTATAAGAAATACATAGAAACAGTAATTGCGAACGCTAAGACCCTCGCAGAAGTCTTCATGAAGAGAGGCTTTAGAGTGGTGAGCGGTGGCACGGACAATCACCTGATCTTGTTAGATGTATCCGTAAAAGGTCTGACCGGTGCAAAGGCCGCAGACGGACTCGACGAAGTGGGAATTACGGTAAACAAGAACGCCATCCCATTCGATCAGAATCCTCCTGCTGTCGCTTCCGGGATCCGTTTGGGAACTCCGGCATTGACTACCAGAGGCTTAAAACCTGCGGATATTGAAAAGGTAGCGAACCTGATCTCCGACTTCTTGGACAATCCGGACGACGAAAAGACCAAGGAGAAAGTGAAAGGTGGAGTGAGAGAACTCACTCAACAATTCCCAATGACCCATTTCCGTTTGGAGTAA
- a CDS encoding lipoate--protein ligase family protein gives MRTFLLNQRAIRTPYYNLALEEALALQLVSHGLVGGLRFWEGPRSIILGLSERPEICAGTENLSAFLSEFQTRPLLKKPSSRDPIYISRRASGGGTVVHEPNWNLNFSLFVSLKAKPELYPVSGSYQIFLGLISSALNRQGLSTKCKGKSDLAMETSPDHWKKISGNAQFRKRDCIVQHGTLILDPRLIPLVVDLLPHPPEEPDYRKGRAHDLFVTSLPSSFSPGKFKEDLSLLFADYMGVENLGTGADPSFLQAVRKDANRLFQDKYANVRYILGE, from the coding sequence ATGCGGACCTTCTTACTGAACCAAAGGGCGATCCGAACCCCGTATTATAATTTAGCCTTAGAAGAAGCTCTGGCCCTTCAATTGGTTTCCCATGGATTAGTGGGCGGTTTGCGTTTTTGGGAAGGACCGCGTTCTATTATCCTAGGTCTTTCCGAAAGACCGGAGATCTGTGCGGGTACAGAAAATCTCAGCGCCTTCTTATCCGAGTTCCAAACGAGACCGTTGCTTAAAAAACCTTCTTCGCGAGATCCTATATATATTTCGCGAAGAGCAAGCGGCGGTGGGACAGTGGTCCATGAGCCGAATTGGAATTTGAATTTTAGTCTGTTCGTATCTCTAAAGGCGAAACCTGAATTATATCCTGTTTCCGGTTCTTATCAAATTTTTTTAGGACTGATCTCTTCCGCATTGAATCGCCAAGGACTTTCGACGAAATGCAAGGGTAAGTCCGACCTTGCCATGGAAACTTCTCCCGATCATTGGAAGAAGATCTCGGGGAATGCTCAGTTCCGCAAGAGAGACTGCATCGTCCAGCACGGCACTCTAATATTGGACCCCAGGCTCATTCCCCTTGTAGTCGATCTACTACCCCATCCTCCGGAGGAACCGGATTATAGGAAAGGAAGGGCTCACGATCTCTTTGTGACTTCCCTTCCTTCTTCTTTTTCTCCCGGAAAATTCAAAGAGGACCTTTCCCTTTTATTTGCGGATTATATGGGGGTTGAAAACCTGGGTACGGGGGCTGATCCTTCCTTCTTACAAGCAGTTCGTAAGGATGCAAATCGCCTATTTCAGGATAAATACGCAAACGTGCGCTATATTCTGGGAGAATGA
- a CDS encoding SGNH/GDSL hydrolase family protein, with product MNIDRINTKDLFSNQHSDSGLYLQTAGKTLAILLVVFLSYCTSPGEKDSKSNKLYKPTFALFGDSISAFWPVEDQFSDFQTYKVAFPVRSTIEIQSAAINNTSHYRACMLNGGVNDFLNNYEPTWEEVQATVGRQVQTIGILRNHCDYIIALNTWNVRLPWPVEAASMINVEMKSKVNFIPRVDPEDLIQPEMLLDGGHLTPEGYGILSERVRDYLKLTLPEFWLEYM from the coding sequence ATGAATATAGATCGTATAAATACAAAAGATCTATTCTCGAATCAGCATTCGGACTCCGGTCTCTATTTGCAAACCGCGGGAAAAACCTTAGCCATACTTCTCGTGGTCTTTCTATCCTATTGCACCAGCCCAGGTGAAAAGGATTCTAAGAGTAACAAATTATATAAACCGACCTTCGCATTATTCGGGGATAGTATTTCCGCCTTTTGGCCGGTGGAAGACCAGTTTTCCGACTTTCAAACCTACAAAGTAGCCTTTCCTGTCCGTAGCACGATAGAGATCCAAAGTGCCGCTATAAACAATACTAGTCATTATCGAGCATGTATGTTGAACGGTGGAGTGAACGATTTCCTGAATAACTATGAGCCTACTTGGGAAGAGGTCCAGGCAACGGTCGGTCGCCAGGTCCAGACCATAGGTATACTGAGAAACCACTGCGACTATATCATCGCTTTGAACACTTGGAACGTGAGACTTCCTTGGCCTGTGGAAGCGGCGAGTATGATCAATGTGGAGATGAAGTCTAAGGTGAACTTCATTCCAAGAGTGGATCCGGAAGATCTGATCCAACCTGAGATGCTCTTGGACGGAGGGCATTTGACTCCGGAAGGATACGGTATTCTCTCGGAGCGCGTTCGCGATTATCTGAAGTTAACATTACCTGAGTTCTGGTTGGAATACATGTAG
- a CDS encoding rhomboid family intramembrane serine protease codes for MASFSSGFGIQTTSIVRRLLFLNFGIFVAEFILKLAFPELALRLLEFFGLVPELVLKKFFFWQIFTYSFFHHPTAIFHLLFSMLSLWMFGSSLEAHWGSKNFLRYFLFCILGGGIAPIIAYLLGFPQGIVLGLLAPLAGLLVAFALIWPNREIYFWGIFPIKAKYLVIIFLLILAVSGLSAGVAVATELGGMAAGGLYFLYYTKLKYRFGISLPSFSFSRWRQKRKMNRWQDEMKNREKAKEEVDRLLEKISKEGMNSLNRKEKKFLKDASTKYYDPSQ; via the coding sequence ATGGCGTCTTTCTCTAGCGGATTCGGGATCCAGACCACTTCTATAGTGCGCAGGCTTTTGTTTTTGAATTTCGGGATCTTCGTCGCGGAATTCATCCTAAAATTGGCCTTTCCGGAATTAGCACTTAGGCTCTTGGAATTCTTCGGATTGGTTCCGGAACTAGTGCTTAAGAAATTCTTTTTCTGGCAGATTTTCACCTATAGCTTCTTTCATCATCCCACTGCCATCTTCCATCTTCTATTTAGCATGCTCTCTCTTTGGATGTTCGGCTCGAGCTTAGAAGCCCATTGGGGAAGCAAGAACTTCTTACGATACTTTCTTTTCTGTATCTTAGGAGGAGGGATCGCTCCCATCATCGCTTATCTCTTGGGATTTCCGCAAGGGATCGTTTTAGGATTACTCGCTCCTCTCGCAGGACTCTTGGTTGCATTCGCACTCATCTGGCCGAACCGAGAGATCTACTTCTGGGGCATCTTTCCTATCAAAGCAAAGTATTTAGTCATCATCTTCTTACTCATTCTGGCAGTTTCCGGTTTAAGCGCGGGAGTTGCCGTGGCAACCGAACTGGGAGGAATGGCTGCTGGAGGACTGTATTTTCTATATTATACTAAATTAAAGTATAGGTTCGGGATCAGCCTTCCTAGTTTTTCCTTCTCTCGTTGGAGACAAAAGAGAAAGATGAATCGTTGGCAGGACGAGATGAAGAATCGCGAAAAAGCCAAAGAAGAAGTGGATCGCTTGCTCGAAAAGATCTCCAAAGAAGGAATGAATTCCCTGAACAGAAAAGAGAAGAAATTCCTAAAGGATGCCTCCACTAAGTATTACGATCCGAGCCAATAG
- a CDS encoding MBL fold metallo-hydrolase, with amino-acid sequence MEIFLYGVRGSIPSPLSSQEYKEKVISILRLAAKSEGKALSSPEEWFDALPEPLNYVVGGNTTCVRVRAASGAELIVDLGTGARILGEDLVRENFGKGEGQASVFFTHTHWDHIHGIPFFKPLYIPGNKFVFHSPLADLPERLKYQQEPRFFPIHFDHFGSERSFHQLKQGEGLEIGGVKVEWLPLKHPGGSIAYKFTEGKKSFIFATDAEYNGEDFPLIQEQKPFFQGADLLVLDAQYTLDESFQKFDWGHTSYTMAVNCASSWEVKTLALTHHEPAYSDEILAIILDDAKTHAENLGAKDLSIVLAREGMKFELV; translated from the coding sequence ATGGAAATTTTTTTGTATGGAGTCAGAGGTTCGATCCCTTCCCCCTTGTCGAGCCAGGAATACAAGGAAAAAGTAATTTCCATTCTGAGATTGGCCGCTAAGTCCGAAGGAAAGGCCCTTTCTTCTCCTGAAGAATGGTTCGATGCTCTTCCGGAGCCCTTGAACTATGTGGTTGGTGGGAACACTACCTGCGTTCGGGTCCGAGCCGCATCCGGTGCGGAACTGATCGTAGACCTCGGAACCGGAGCTCGCATTTTGGGGGAAGATCTTGTCCGAGAGAATTTCGGCAAGGGAGAAGGGCAGGCCTCCGTCTTCTTCACCCATACTCATTGGGATCATATTCATGGGATCCCGTTTTTCAAACCCCTCTATATTCCCGGAAATAAATTCGTATTCCATTCTCCTCTTGCAGATCTTCCGGAAAGATTGAAATACCAGCAGGAGCCTAGGTTCTTTCCCATTCATTTCGACCATTTCGGTTCCGAGAGAAGTTTTCATCAATTGAAGCAGGGAGAAGGTTTGGAGATCGGAGGAGTGAAGGTAGAATGGCTTCCTCTCAAACATCCGGGCGGATCCATTGCCTATAAATTCACGGAAGGGAAGAAGAGTTTTATTTTTGCCACCGATGCGGAGTACAATGGGGAAGATTTCCCTTTGATCCAGGAGCAAAAGCCTTTCTTTCAGGGAGCGGATCTATTGGTCCTGGACGCTCAGTATACCTTGGACGAATCCTTCCAAAAATTCGACTGGGGCCATACTTCCTACACTATGGCGGTCAATTGCGCTTCTTCCTGGGAAGTCAAAACCCTGGCTTTGACCCACCACGAACCCGCCTATTCCGACGAAATTTTAGCCATCATCTTGGATGACGCCAAAACCCATGCTGAGAATCTTGGAGCTAAGGACCTTTCCATAGTCCTGGCTAGAGAAGGAATGAAATTCGAACTTGTATGA
- a CDS encoding penicillin-binding protein 1A, which translates to MNLFSNGIHWAVKALLGLALFGGLLFGYILSEVDEGGELAILASYQPTTPTRLYDNNGIVFAELYRHKQQLLKYQDIPPHVVQAFLSVEDNNFFNHFGIDFSAIMRAAVVNVISGRIKQGGSTLTQQLAKTVLNNRKKSFIRKFVEALFTLQIEQEYSKEEILEIYFNLIYLGHGTTGLASAADVYFHKDVSDLDVAEAALLARLPKAPVDYSPYKNPAASKRAHLEVLKLMAGQGFVPADKVQAIHDDFWEKYWPIVITQSPSQSTWGTKLNRAPHFTEFVRQRLLKELGEERIYSGGLKIYTTLDVNKQEIAQDELRKALKKHDDLVSGVTVNYAGGADRGLVSLYGFLGSLFPLAPTFVSRLDDKANFRVALERELIDAADVLSLLTPADNESAAFTEFQKRSAVFGKNLHVEGAAITMDHTNGYIQTMVGGYEFTPKNQFNRAVQARRQTGSSFKPFVYGAAISERVVGSGTGIMDAPLTTLTEEGEGWSPQDFDGDFQGMVPLSRALSMSLNIVSVQVFLRTGADAIIDFASRLTKADKSRFPASPALALGIAELTPYEMAVGYSIIANKGRNVIPIAVRYVIDQSGNVIYNEEALVRAELDKEREDGSIQVISEGTAYILRKMLTMVAMGGTAANGLHSPDQGNYKGVAAGKTGSTSSFTNAWYCGFDPKLTTIIWMGFDKSSISLGRGQAAGVIAVPIWGKMYRRFYNGENYPEFGDEHGNDPMPEEVQNGGTCAYNGLSPKPGVCPLTQNLTLKPITVAGVTKSVQPNRQCDGDRDHHKSIDFREFLQQEYQISDEEIGKTERKFKPKTD; encoded by the coding sequence ATGAATCTATTTAGCAACGGAATTCACTGGGCCGTTAAGGCTCTTTTGGGACTCGCATTATTTGGCGGTTTGCTTTTCGGATACATTCTTTCAGAGGTGGATGAAGGGGGAGAGCTCGCCATTCTCGCTTCCTATCAGCCGACCACTCCTACTCGTCTCTATGATAATAACGGGATCGTGTTCGCGGAGCTGTATCGTCATAAACAACAGCTTTTAAAATACCAAGATATCCCTCCTCATGTGGTCCAGGCCTTCCTTTCGGTGGAGGATAATAATTTCTTCAATCACTTCGGGATAGATTTCTCTGCGATCATGAGAGCAGCAGTGGTGAACGTGATCTCCGGAAGGATCAAGCAGGGTGGTTCCACTCTGACCCAGCAGCTGGCAAAGACAGTACTCAATAACAGAAAGAAATCCTTTATCCGTAAATTCGTAGAGGCACTGTTTACCTTACAGATCGAACAGGAATACTCTAAAGAAGAGATCCTAGAGATTTATTTTAATTTAATATACTTGGGGCACGGGACTACCGGACTCGCATCCGCAGCGGATGTGTATTTCCATAAGGACGTTTCGGATCTGGATGTGGCAGAAGCGGCTCTTCTTGCCAGATTGCCAAAGGCTCCTGTGGATTATTCCCCATACAAGAACCCTGCAGCCTCTAAGAGAGCGCATTTAGAAGTGCTGAAATTGATGGCGGGGCAAGGGTTCGTTCCTGCGGATAAGGTGCAAGCCATTCACGACGATTTCTGGGAGAAGTACTGGCCGATCGTGATCACTCAGTCTCCTTCTCAATCTACTTGGGGAACCAAGTTGAACCGTGCACCTCACTTCACTGAATTCGTAAGACAACGTTTGTTAAAAGAATTAGGCGAAGAGCGGATCTATAGCGGGGGCTTAAAGATATACACCACTCTGGACGTGAATAAGCAAGAGATTGCCCAGGACGAATTACGAAAAGCGCTCAAGAAACACGATGATCTTGTCTCCGGGGTTACTGTAAATTATGCGGGTGGTGCAGATAGGGGACTGGTCAGCTTGTACGGATTCTTAGGTTCCTTATTCCCACTGGCTCCTACATTTGTAAGTCGCTTGGACGATAAGGCAAATTTCCGAGTGGCCTTAGAAAGAGAACTCATAGACGCAGCGGATGTGTTGAGCCTCCTTACACCTGCGGATAACGAATCTGCGGCATTCACTGAATTCCAAAAAAGATCCGCAGTCTTCGGCAAGAACTTACACGTCGAAGGTGCTGCGATCACCATGGATCATACCAACGGGTACATCCAGACTATGGTGGGTGGTTACGAATTCACTCCGAAGAACCAATTTAACAGAGCGGTGCAGGCAAGAAGACAGACCGGATCTTCTTTCAAGCCGTTCGTATACGGAGCTGCCATTTCCGAAAGAGTGGTGGGTTCCGGAACAGGGATCATGGACGCTCCTCTTACCACTCTAACGGAAGAAGGAGAAGGATGGTCCCCGCAAGACTTTGACGGAGACTTCCAGGGAATGGTGCCTTTGTCCAGAGCGCTTTCCATGTCCTTGAACATCGTATCCGTACAAGTCTTCTTGAGAACCGGAGCGGACGCCATTATCGATTTTGCATCTCGCTTAACCAAGGCTGATAAGAGCAGATTCCCTGCAAGCCCTGCCTTGGCGTTGGGAATTGCGGAGCTCACTCCGTATGAGATGGCAGTGGGTTATTCCATCATCGCAAACAAAGGAAGGAATGTGATCCCGATCGCCGTCCGCTATGTGATCGATCAATCCGGAAATGTAATCTATAACGAAGAAGCCCTGGTTCGTGCGGAACTGGATAAGGAAAGAGAAGACGGTTCTATCCAAGTCATTTCGGAAGGAACTGCCTATATTCTCAGAAAGATGCTGACCATGGTTGCCATGGGAGGAACTGCGGCGAACGGATTGCATAGTCCTGACCAAGGAAATTATAAGGGAGTCGCCGCAGGTAAAACAGGATCCACTTCTTCTTTTACGAATGCGTGGTACTGCGGTTTCGATCCTAAGTTGACCACGATTATCTGGATGGGATTCGATAAGAGTTCTATCTCCCTCGGCCGAGGCCAGGCGGCGGGTGTGATCGCGGTTCCTATCTGGGGAAAAATGTACCGTCGTTTCTATAACGGAGAGAACTATCCTGAGTTTGGGGACGAGCACGGGAACGATCCTATGCCGGAAGAAGTACAGAACGGAGGCACCTGCGCTTATAACGGATTGTCTCCTAAGCCGGGAGTATGTCCTCTTACGCAGAACCTTACCCTAAAACCGATCACAGTTGCGGGAGTTACCAAATCCGTGCAGCCGAATCGTCAATGCGACGGAGACAGGGACCATCATAAGTCCATAGACTTCCGTGAATTCTTGCAGCAGGAATACCAGATCAGCGACGAAGAGATCGGAAAAACGGAACGTAAGTTTAAACCGAAGACCGATTAA
- the odhB gene encoding 2-oxoglutarate dehydrogenase complex dihydrolipoyllysine-residue succinyltransferase: protein MSIEIKVPEMGESITEATIANWVKKEGERVEQDEVLVELETDKVTMEVPAPSAGVLQKINKKPGETVKIKEVIGLIDPAATAAKSTPTSSTPSTTNTAPTNTANATQNDTLPPAVRKLIDDNGLNPASISGSGKNGQITKEDVLNAIANKQSAPAAAVSAAPAAAKSAPSPEIPKAVPAASRGNLPRENVVPMTKLRQTIANRLVSAQHNAAHLTTFNEVDMSAVMDLRNKYKDKFKDTHNVGLGFMSFFTKAVIGALKHVPAINAEIRGTDLVYKNYYDIGVAVGGPKGLVVPIVRDSDLLTFAQIESEIVRLANKVKDGKIDLSDMEGGTFTISNGGIYGSMMSTPILNPPQSGILGLHNIVKRAVVVNDQIVIRPMMYVALSYDHRVVDGKEAVTFLVKVKEAIEDPTRLLLDV, encoded by the coding sequence ATGTCGATAGAGATCAAGGTTCCCGAAATGGGCGAATCCATTACGGAAGCAACAATAGCAAACTGGGTTAAAAAAGAAGGCGAGAGAGTAGAACAGGACGAGGTCCTGGTGGAATTGGAAACCGACAAGGTGACCATGGAGGTGCCGGCCCCCTCGGCGGGTGTTCTCCAAAAAATTAACAAGAAGCCGGGGGAGACGGTCAAGATCAAAGAAGTGATCGGACTCATCGATCCAGCGGCCACCGCAGCAAAAAGCACTCCTACTTCCAGCACTCCTTCCACAACGAATACAGCACCAACTAACACAGCTAACGCAACGCAGAACGATACACTTCCTCCTGCTGTTCGCAAACTGATAGACGATAACGGATTAAATCCTGCTTCTATCTCTGGTTCCGGCAAGAACGGACAGATCACCAAAGAAGATGTGTTAAACGCAATCGCAAATAAACAGTCAGCACCTGCGGCTGCGGTTTCCGCAGCGCCAGCAGCAGCTAAGTCCGCTCCTTCTCCAGAAATTCCTAAAGCGGTTCCTGCGGCCTCTAGAGGAAATCTTCCGAGAGAGAACGTGGTTCCTATGACCAAACTTCGCCAGACGATCGCGAATCGTTTGGTCTCCGCTCAGCATAATGCGGCTCATCTTACTACTTTTAACGAAGTAGATATGAGTGCGGTCATGGACCTTCGTAACAAGTACAAGGACAAGTTCAAGGACACTCACAATGTGGGCCTCGGATTCATGAGCTTCTTCACCAAGGCGGTGATCGGAGCGCTCAAGCATGTTCCTGCCATCAACGCGGAGATCAGAGGAACCGATCTAGTCTATAAGAATTACTATGATATAGGCGTAGCAGTCGGTGGTCCTAAAGGACTCGTCGTTCCTATCGTAAGGGATTCCGATCTTCTGACGTTTGCTCAGATCGAATCCGAGATCGTAAGACTCGCGAATAAGGTGAAGGACGGAAAGATCGACCTTTCCGATATGGAAGGTGGAACATTTACGATCTCCAACGGTGGGATCTACGGTTCCATGATGTCCACTCCTATCCTGAACCCTCCTCAGAGTGGTATCTTAGGACTTCATAATATTGTAAAACGTGCAGTAGTAGTGAACGATCAGATCGTGATCCGACCTATGATGTACGTGGCTCTTTCTTACGACCACAGGGTCGTGGACGGAAAAGAAGCGGTAACCTTCCTCGTGAAAGTCAAGGAAGCGATCGAAGATCCTACTCGTCTTCTTTTGGATGTTTAA
- the lpdA gene encoding dihydrolipoyl dehydrogenase: protein MAEQYDVLVIGSGPGGYVNAIRSAQLGLKTGIIEKRKTLGGTCLNVGCIPSKALLDSSEEYHKILHKVDVHGIGVGKVTLDLNKLMERKNGVVKEVTDGVDYLMKKNKITRYEGFGKLLGGGQVEVALVDGKKEILSAKHIVLATGSVPIDIPGLPVDGKTIITSDHAIDLRTIPKKLVIIGAGVIGLELGSVWARLGSEVTVVELLPGIIPNVDRSFGSLIQRSLESQGFNFLFEHKVLGATTSKSGAKVKIAAPDGKESELDADVVLVAVGRRPFIDGIGLDAAGVELTERKRIKVDSHFRTNVPGIYAIGDVIDGPMLAHKAEEEGVALAELIAGQSGHVNYNAVPYIIYIWPEMAWVGKGEEELKAAGIEYKVGKSLFKPNARAKAMNEAEGQVKILADKKTDKILGALVFGPRASDMIAELAVAVEFGASAEDLARSFHAHPTLAEVVKEAAMAVDKWAIHA, encoded by the coding sequence ATGGCGGAACAATACGACGTACTAGTAATCGGATCGGGCCCAGGTGGCTATGTAAACGCGATCCGTTCGGCTCAGCTCGGCCTTAAGACTGGGATCATTGAGAAGAGAAAGACTTTGGGAGGCACCTGCTTGAACGTAGGTTGCATTCCTTCCAAGGCACTTTTGGATTCTTCCGAAGAATATCATAAGATACTCCATAAGGTGGATGTTCACGGGATCGGAGTAGGAAAAGTCACTCTGGACCTGAACAAGCTTATGGAACGTAAGAACGGAGTAGTGAAGGAAGTCACAGACGGTGTGGACTACCTCATGAAAAAGAACAAGATCACTCGTTATGAGGGTTTTGGAAAGCTGCTCGGCGGCGGTCAGGTAGAAGTCGCCTTAGTAGACGGCAAGAAAGAGATCCTTTCTGCGAAGCATATCGTGCTCGCTACCGGATCCGTCCCTATCGATATTCCTGGTCTTCCTGTGGACGGAAAGACGATCATTACTTCCGACCATGCGATCGATCTGAGAACCATTCCTAAGAAACTTGTTATTATAGGTGCCGGTGTGATCGGTCTGGAATTGGGTTCCGTTTGGGCTCGCCTAGGCTCCGAAGTAACCGTAGTGGAACTTCTGCCAGGGATCATTCCGAATGTGGACCGTTCTTTTGGCAGTTTGATCCAAAGAAGTCTAGAATCTCAAGGATTCAATTTCCTATTCGAGCATAAGGTTTTAGGAGCGACTACTTCTAAATCCGGTGCGAAGGTGAAGATTGCCGCTCCGGACGGAAAGGAATCCGAACTGGACGCGGACGTAGTTCTAGTCGCAGTAGGCCGAAGACCATTTATTGATGGGATCGGTTTGGACGCTGCGGGGGTCGAATTAACAGAGAGAAAAAGAATCAAAGTGGACTCTCACTTCCGTACCAATGTTCCCGGCATCTATGCGATCGGTGACGTGATCGACGGACCTATGCTCGCTCATAAAGCGGAGGAAGAAGGGGTCGCTCTTGCGGAACTCATCGCCGGTCAATCCGGGCATGTGAATTATAACGCAGTACCTTATATCATCTATATCTGGCCGGAAATGGCTTGGGTAGGCAAGGGCGAAGAAGAGCTCAAGGCTGCCGGTATAGAATACAAGGTAGGCAAGTCCTTATTCAAGCCGAACGCGAGAGCTAAGGCAATGAACGAAGCGGAAGGCCAAGTCAAAATATTAGCCGATAAGAAAACGGACAAAATATTAGGAGCCTTGGTTTTTGGACCTAGGGCTTCCGATATGATTGCCGAGCTTGCAGTCGCAGTGGAGTTCGGAGCCTCAGCCGAAGATCTGGCTCGTTCCTTCCATGCTCACCCGACACTGGCTGAAGTTGTAAAAGAGGCGGCGATGGCCGTCGACAAATGGGCGATTCACGCCTAA